The following coding sequences lie in one Pseudomonas syringae CC1557 genomic window:
- a CDS encoding CsiV family protein has protein sequence MLLFRSLLLLLTLVAPTAFAEGLYQVEIVLFRQNGEPASTRQRVPENWDNGAQKIDSSSERSPALNDLASKLQGSGNYQVLMQRAWQQNIGTEPGKMAVTSGEEKLGHFPIEGTVSLAMARFTDIDAQFWVNQLDPHGVVISSERLKQTARVKNGELTYLDNGSLALLIKVSPL, from the coding sequence ATGCTTCTGTTTCGCTCATTGCTCCTGCTGCTGACGCTGGTCGCTCCGACCGCGTTCGCAGAGGGTTTGTATCAGGTCGAGATAGTGCTGTTTCGCCAGAACGGCGAGCCCGCCTCGACACGCCAACGCGTACCGGAAAACTGGGACAACGGCGCACAGAAGATCGACTCAAGCAGCGAACGAAGCCCTGCGCTCAATGATCTGGCCAGTAAACTGCAAGGCAGCGGCAACTATCAGGTGCTGATGCAGCGCGCCTGGCAGCAGAACATCGGCACCGAGCCGGGGAAAATGGCCGTGACCAGCGGCGAAGAGAAACTCGGGCATTTCCCCATCGAGGGCACCGTCAGTCTGGCGATGGCACGCTTTACCGATATTGATGCACAATTCTGGGTCAATCAGCTGGACCCACACGGCGTGGTCATCAGCAGTGAGCGACTGAAACAGACCGCCAGGGTGAAAAATGGCGAGCTGACCTATCTGGACAACGGCAGCCTGGCGTTGCTGATCAAGGTTTCTCCTCTTTGA
- a CDS encoding c-type cytochrome, whose protein sequence is MKKTALFALFMALHPTAYGAGDAEAGKAVFTRLCSGCHKIGPSARHAFGPQLNGIVGQRAGQQEGYVYTDAMKNSGVVWNREELRTYIKDPSDVVPGTRMKLWWMGSDDRMDDLLEYLDANK, encoded by the coding sequence ATGAAGAAGACCGCTTTATTTGCGCTGTTCATGGCGCTACATCCAACTGCCTATGGCGCTGGCGATGCAGAGGCCGGGAAAGCGGTGTTTACGCGCCTTTGCTCCGGCTGCCACAAGATCGGCCCTTCCGCGCGTCATGCATTCGGCCCGCAACTCAATGGCATCGTCGGGCAGCGTGCCGGGCAACAAGAAGGCTACGTCTATACCGATGCAATGAAGAACTCGGGAGTGGTCTGGAACCGCGAAGAACTGCGCACCTATATCAAGGACCCGAGCGACGTGGTGCCCGGCACCCGGATGAAACTGTGGTGGATGGGCAGTGACGATCGAATGGACGATTTGCTGGAATATCTGGACGCGAATAAATAA
- a CDS encoding DEAD/DEAH box helicase, with translation MSSILEKVLASAWTDLFHDRTLERGRDYARQKRIVLEDSSPQIIRTACRGSGLEIYTQTLLFKDPDRYKNYLTCKCTCPVRNDCKHCVAALLFLQDPQNRPLLQAALSSHQKEIEQHVERQIAQKPRLPERLIDDLQPRPRLILASVEFSAYEPRNGRMQRHVQHRAALAFAYGKHYAVGTTNVSILVSSLGSDLVNQKSDIIEHTETETLRIRRQGEKERQLRQELADLGFKVATRQSKALPDSAGDMYELPNDKAWLHFVLDDLPRLREQGWEIDIQEEFGFDVTPVEDWYAVIEEETERDWFDLELGIIVNGERLSLLPILINLIRSHPELMSPTAVAKRGDEEQLLVQLNHFTQSGGSPVQIALPYGRLKPVLATLGDFYWRQDGNNALRMSKADAARLTQLEDLPLTWQGGDRLRHFAERLINIKDAPVSLPDGLNATLRPYQLEGLSWMQSLRELEVGGVLADDMGLGKTLQTLAHLLMEKQAGRLDRPALAVMPTSLIPNWLDEAEHFTPDLKVLALYGANRHQDAGNLQDYDLILTTYALLPRDLELLEKQPFHVLILDEAQYIKNPNSKAAQAARNLNARQRLCLSGTPLENHLGELWSLFHFLMPGWLGNSKEFNSNYRTAIEKHGNQDRLHHLNARIKPFLLRRTKEQVATELPPKTEIIHWVDLNDAQRDVYETVRLAMDKKVRDEITRKGVARSQIIILEALLKLRQVCCDLRLVNHDMPVNSKQGTSGKLNSLMEMFEELLAEGRKILLFSQFTSMLSLIEEELKQRGIAYALLTGSTRDRRTPIHDFQSGKLPIFLISLKAGGTGLNLTAADTVIHYDPWWNPAAENQATDRAYRIGQDKPVFVYKMIARGTVEEKIQRLQREKSALAAGVLDGRTAGDWRLRDEDLQALFAPLPAAPKKTRK, from the coding sequence TTGTCGTCCATTCTTGAAAAAGTCCTGGCCTCGGCCTGGACAGACTTATTCCATGATCGAACGCTTGAGCGAGGGCGCGACTATGCCCGGCAAAAACGCATCGTGCTGGAAGACTCCAGCCCGCAGATCATCCGTACCGCGTGCCGTGGCTCCGGCCTGGAAATCTATACCCAGACCCTGCTGTTCAAGGACCCGGATCGCTACAAAAATTACCTGACCTGCAAATGCACCTGCCCGGTCCGCAACGATTGCAAACACTGTGTCGCTGCGCTGCTGTTTTTGCAGGACCCGCAAAACCGGCCGTTGTTGCAAGCGGCCCTGAGTTCGCACCAGAAAGAAATCGAGCAGCACGTCGAACGGCAGATCGCGCAAAAGCCAAGGCTTCCGGAACGCCTGATCGATGACCTGCAACCGCGGCCCAGGCTGATTCTGGCCAGCGTCGAGTTCAGCGCCTACGAGCCGCGTAACGGTCGCATGCAGCGCCATGTGCAGCATCGCGCTGCCCTGGCCTTCGCCTACGGCAAGCATTACGCAGTCGGCACCACCAACGTGAGCATTCTGGTCAGTTCGCTGGGCAGCGACCTGGTGAACCAGAAAAGCGACATCATCGAACACACCGAAACCGAAACCCTGCGCATACGCCGCCAGGGCGAGAAAGAGCGGCAGCTGCGCCAGGAGCTGGCCGATCTGGGCTTCAAGGTCGCCACCCGGCAGAGCAAGGCCTTGCCTGACAGCGCTGGTGATATGTACGAACTGCCCAACGACAAGGCCTGGCTGCATTTCGTGCTGGATGACCTGCCGCGCCTGCGCGAACAAGGCTGGGAAATCGACATTCAGGAAGAGTTCGGCTTCGATGTCACGCCGGTGGAAGACTGGTACGCGGTTATCGAAGAAGAGACCGAGCGCGACTGGTTCGACCTGGAACTGGGCATCATCGTCAACGGCGAACGCCTGAGCCTGCTGCCGATCCTGATCAACCTGATCCGCAGCCATCCCGAACTGATGAGCCCTACCGCCGTAGCCAAGCGCGGCGATGAAGAACAATTGCTGGTGCAGCTCAACCACTTTACCCAGAGCGGCGGCAGCCCGGTGCAGATTGCCCTCCCCTACGGCCGGCTCAAGCCGGTACTGGCAACGCTGGGTGATTTCTACTGGCGCCAGGATGGCAACAACGCGCTGCGCATGAGCAAGGCCGATGCTGCGCGCCTGACCCAGCTCGAAGACCTGCCGCTGACCTGGCAGGGCGGCGACCGTCTGCGCCATTTCGCCGAGCGGCTGATCAACATCAAGGACGCACCGGTCAGCCTGCCTGATGGCCTGAACGCCACACTGCGCCCTTACCAGCTTGAAGGCCTGAGCTGGATGCAGTCATTGCGCGAGCTGGAAGTCGGCGGCGTGCTGGCCGACGACATGGGCCTGGGCAAGACGCTACAGACCCTGGCGCATCTGTTGATGGAGAAGCAGGCCGGACGCCTCGACCGCCCTGCGCTGGCGGTCATGCCGACCAGCCTGATCCCCAACTGGCTGGACGAAGCCGAGCATTTCACCCCGGACCTCAAGGTGCTGGCGCTGTATGGTGCCAATCGCCATCAGGACGCAGGCAATCTTCAGGATTACGACTTGATCCTGACCACCTATGCGCTGTTGCCCAGAGACCTGGAACTGCTCGAAAAACAGCCCTTCCACGTGCTGATTCTTGATGAAGCGCAGTACATCAAGAACCCCAACAGCAAGGCAGCGCAGGCTGCGCGCAACCTCAACGCCCGTCAGCGTCTGTGCCTGAGCGGCACGCCGCTGGAAAACCACCTGGGCGAGCTGTGGTCGCTGTTCCACTTCCTGATGCCCGGCTGGCTGGGCAACAGCAAGGAATTCAACAGCAATTACCGCACGGCCATCGAAAAGCACGGCAACCAGGATCGTCTGCACCACCTCAATGCGCGCATCAAGCCATTCCTGTTGCGCCGCACCAAGGAACAGGTCGCGACCGAACTGCCGCCGAAGACCGAAATCATCCATTGGGTCGACCTCAACGACGCGCAGCGTGATGTTTACGAAACCGTGCGCCTCGCCATGGATAAGAAGGTCAGGGACGAAATTACCCGCAAAGGCGTAGCGCGCAGTCAGATCATCATTCTTGAAGCACTGCTCAAGCTGCGTCAGGTGTGCTGCGACCTGCGGCTGGTCAATCACGACATGCCGGTCAACAGCAAGCAAGGCACCTCCGGCAAGCTCAACAGCCTGATGGAAATGTTCGAAGAACTGCTGGCCGAAGGTCGCAAGATCCTGCTGTTCTCGCAGTTCACCTCGATGCTCAGCCTGATCGAAGAAGAATTGAAGCAGCGCGGTATCGCCTACGCCCTGCTGACCGGCTCGACCCGCGACCGGCGCACGCCCATTCACGACTTCCAGAGCGGCAAACTGCCGATCTTCCTGATCAGCCTGAAAGCTGGCGGCACGGGCCTCAACCTGACCGCTGCCGATACGGTGATTCACTACGATCCGTGGTGGAACCCGGCAGCGGAAAATCAAGCCACCGACCGCGCTTATCGCATCGGCCAGGACAAGCCGGTGTTCGTCTACAAGATGATCGCGCGCGGCACCGTTGAAGAGAAGATCCAGCGCCTGCAACGGGAAAAGTCAGCGCTGGCCGCAGGCGTGCTCGACGGCCGTACCGCGGGTGACTGGCGGCTTCGTGACGAAGACCTGCAGGCCCTTTTCGCGCCGCTGCCTGCTGCGCCGAAAAAGACCCGCAAGTAA
- a CDS encoding cupin domain-containing protein has protein sequence MNDRAHDLASRLIRNFNDATLAHEVREPLYESAAARLGTGTAARKLGASIDIVAPGKRSCPYHFHHAQEEMFVIVEGEGSLRVAGEMLPIKAGDVLFIPAGPEYPHQIINTSQFPLKYLSISTRESPEICEYPDSGKYQAMASIQGTRAFTANQRITENVDYWDGEP, from the coding sequence ATGAATGACCGAGCACATGATCTGGCTTCTCGCCTGATCCGCAACTTTAACGATGCGACACTGGCGCACGAGGTTCGCGAGCCGTTGTATGAAAGCGCAGCTGCGCGGCTGGGTACTGGAACGGCGGCAAGGAAGCTTGGTGCGTCGATTGATATCGTGGCGCCGGGCAAGCGTTCATGCCCATACCATTTCCATCATGCCCAGGAAGAAATGTTCGTGATTGTCGAGGGTGAAGGCAGCCTGCGGGTTGCGGGGGAAATGCTACCCATCAAGGCGGGGGATGTGCTGTTCATCCCGGCCGGGCCGGAATACCCGCACCAGATCATCAACACCTCGCAGTTTCCGCTTAAATACCTGTCGATCAGCACCCGGGAGTCGCCGGAAATCTGTGAATACCCGGACTCGGGCAAGTATCAGGCAATGGCTTCCATTCAAGGCACGCGGGCCTTTACAGCCAATCAGCGGATCACTGAAAACGTCGATTACTGGGATGGTGAGCCTTGA
- a CDS encoding helix-turn-helix domain-containing protein: MENFGERLIEERRKSALSQSDFATMGGVRANAQANYEMGKRKPKLDYLAAIAKGGVDVLYIVTGKHVPMSSAGLNVREVEVIQDYRKLNDGDQRALERISASLPKHNNVPARPTLNHQVSENGALI; the protein is encoded by the coding sequence ATGGAAAATTTTGGTGAAAGACTGATCGAAGAGCGTCGTAAAAGCGCCCTGAGTCAGAGCGATTTCGCGACCATGGGCGGCGTCCGGGCCAATGCCCAGGCTAACTATGAAATGGGCAAGCGTAAACCCAAGCTGGACTACCTGGCCGCCATCGCCAAAGGCGGAGTGGATGTTCTTTATATAGTGACGGGTAAGCATGTGCCGATGAGTTCGGCAGGCCTGAATGTCAGGGAAGTTGAAGTTATTCAGGACTACAGGAAGCTCAATGATGGCGATCAGCGAGCCTTGGAGCGTATCTCGGCTTCGTTGCCGAAGCATAACAATGTTCCCGCCAGGCCGACGCTGAACCATCAAGTTTCCGAGAATGGAGCTTTGATCTGA
- a CDS encoding EthD family reductase produces the protein MIKVSVLYAYEEGARFDHEYYRDKHLPLVQKLMGEHCKGYSVDRGIGGAAPGSDPLYIAMCHIYCDSIEAFEAGMGPHAKEINGDIINYTDLIPEIQISEVRKEVRTA, from the coding sequence ATGATCAAAGTCAGCGTGCTGTATGCGTATGAAGAGGGCGCACGTTTCGACCACGAGTACTACCGTGACAAGCACTTGCCGCTGGTGCAGAAACTCATGGGCGAACATTGCAAGGGCTACAGCGTCGATCGTGGCATTGGCGGTGCTGCACCAGGCTCAGACCCGCTGTATATCGCAATGTGCCACATCTATTGCGATTCCATCGAAGCCTTCGAGGCTGGCATGGGGCCGCACGCCAAAGAGATTAACGGCGACATCATCAACTACACCGATCTGATACCGGAGATACAGATCAGTGAAGTGCGCAAAGAGGTGAGAACGGCGTAA
- a CDS encoding cysteine hydrolase family protein, translated as MDIQDNSALILIDLQQGINHPKLGRRNNPQAETNVVALLDAWRRSGRPVIHVRHFSTSPESVFWPEQSGVEYQPAFMPQADERELSKQVPDAFCGSFLEMWLRSDGIRQVVIVGVITNNSIESTARSGGNLGFEVVVAHDACFTFDQQDFFGTPRSAEEVHAMSLANLHGEYATVLSTAQILQRAAGE; from the coding sequence ATGGATATTCAGGACAACAGCGCGTTGATCCTCATCGACCTGCAACAGGGCATCAATCATCCAAAGCTTGGGCGACGTAACAATCCACAGGCTGAGACGAATGTGGTCGCACTGTTGGACGCATGGCGGCGCTCGGGGCGCCCGGTGATCCACGTCCGGCATTTTTCCACGTCACCTGAATCGGTGTTCTGGCCCGAGCAGTCAGGTGTCGAGTATCAACCGGCGTTCATGCCGCAGGCCGATGAGCGGGAGCTGAGCAAGCAGGTGCCTGACGCCTTTTGCGGGTCGTTTCTGGAAATGTGGCTAAGGTCCGACGGGATCAGGCAGGTAGTGATTGTCGGCGTCATTACCAATAACTCAATCGAATCCACCGCGCGCAGCGGTGGCAATCTGGGGTTTGAGGTCGTGGTCGCACATGACGCCTGCTTCACCTTCGATCAGCAGGATTTCTTCGGCACGCCGCGCAGTGCCGAGGAGGTGCATGCCATGTCGCTGGCCAATCTGCACGGCGAATACGCCACGGTCCTGTCCACGGCGCAAATCCTCCAGCGGGCGGCTGGCGAATAA
- a CDS encoding DUF6021 family protein, with the protein MTGTTPDSKNEGKDNLGFDEESPKTEDPQVDPTEPAKTPATEGGSKNDYPPYTPDK; encoded by the coding sequence ATGACCGGCACCACGCCAGACAGCAAAAACGAGGGCAAGGATAATTTGGGTTTCGACGAAGAGTCGCCGAAGACCGAGGACCCGCAAGTCGACCCGACCGAGCCTGCCAAGACGCCAGCCACTGAAGGTGGTTCCAAGAACGATTATCCGCCGTACACACCTGACAAGTAA
- a CDS encoding iron ABC transporter substrate-binding protein has translation MKRLSITLALASVFGASTAHSEIFKCTSPEGKVSFASIPCDSNVQSTLQRPGPPLILREGEPLDYVHKTNLKATEYLKVSSRAHVTVVETERYKAYQRNRPPPPSVASQCRSPNYNSQCFDPSGGTSAHKDAARQKAAR, from the coding sequence ATGAAAAGGCTTTCAATAACGCTGGCGCTGGCCTCAGTGTTCGGCGCAAGTACAGCACACAGCGAAATATTCAAATGCACTTCACCTGAAGGCAAGGTGAGCTTTGCGTCCATTCCGTGCGACAGCAACGTACAGAGCACGCTGCAGCGGCCCGGCCCGCCGTTGATTCTGCGCGAGGGAGAGCCGCTGGACTATGTCCACAAGACCAACCTCAAGGCCACCGAGTACCTGAAGGTCAGCAGTCGCGCTCACGTGACGGTGGTCGAAACAGAACGTTACAAGGCTTATCAGCGCAACCGCCCGCCACCGCCCAGCGTCGCTTCCCAATGCAGAAGCCCGAACTATAACAGTCAGTGCTTTGACCCATCGGGCGGGACGTCTGCACACAAGGACGCGGCTCGCCAGAAAGCCGCTCGATAA
- a CDS encoding 3-oxoacyl-ACP reductase family protein has product MIEHLKLAGKVALVQGGSRGIGAAIVNRLAKEGAAVAFTYVNSEVSALEIQDSINANGGRALAIHADSADEKAIRQAVQTTAETLGRLDILVNNAGVLAIAPLNEFSMQDFDKTLAINVRSVFIASQEAARHMEEGGRIINIGSTNADRMPFAGGAVYAMSKSALIGLTKGMARDLGPQGITVNNVQPGPVDTDMNPAQGEFAESLKALMAIPRYGKSEEIASFVAYLAGPEAGYITGASLTIDGGFSA; this is encoded by the coding sequence ATGATCGAACACCTTAAACTCGCTGGCAAAGTGGCTCTGGTGCAAGGCGGCTCACGCGGCATTGGTGCTGCCATCGTCAACCGCCTGGCCAAAGAAGGCGCGGCGGTAGCATTTACCTATGTCAACTCCGAAGTCAGCGCACTGGAGATTCAGGACAGCATCAATGCCAACGGCGGACGTGCGTTGGCCATCCATGCAGACAGCGCCGATGAAAAAGCCATTCGCCAGGCCGTGCAGACCACCGCTGAAACCCTCGGCAGACTCGACATTCTGGTCAACAACGCAGGCGTGCTGGCCATCGCTCCGCTCAACGAATTCAGCATGCAGGACTTCGACAAAACCTTGGCCATCAACGTGCGCAGCGTGTTTATCGCCAGCCAGGAAGCCGCCCGCCATATGGAAGAAGGCGGGCGCATCATCAACATCGGCAGCACCAACGCCGACCGCATGCCGTTCGCGGGTGGCGCGGTTTACGCCATGAGCAAATCGGCACTGATCGGCCTCACCAAAGGCATGGCCCGCGACCTCGGCCCGCAAGGCATCACTGTCAACAACGTCCAGCCCGGACCGGTCGATACTGACATGAACCCGGCGCAAGGCGAATTCGCCGAAAGCCTGAAGGCGCTGATGGCCATCCCCCGCTACGGCAAAAGCGAGGAAATCGCCAGTTTCGTCGCCTACCTCGCAGGCCCGGAAGCGGGCTACATCACCGGCGCCAGCCTGACCATCGACGGCGGCTTCAGCGCCTGA
- a CDS encoding DUF6388 family protein — MNALEWNEAALAKYLATHPTLKDEISSLSPEEQKQQVQWAFEDEAEDQGIEPWELALELIAESPEQLQSMRLEAHHQVAEALGMDWEEYCGFNDIQP, encoded by the coding sequence ATGAACGCACTTGAGTGGAACGAAGCCGCGCTGGCGAAATACCTCGCGACGCATCCGACCCTGAAGGATGAAATCAGCAGCCTGAGCCCTGAAGAGCAAAAGCAGCAAGTGCAATGGGCCTTCGAAGACGAGGCAGAAGATCAAGGCATTGAGCCATGGGAACTGGCGCTGGAACTGATTGCCGAGTCGCCCGAGCAGTTGCAGAGCATGCGTCTGGAAGCGCATCACCAGGTGGCCGAGGCGCTGGGAATGGACTGGGAAGAATATTGCGGTTTCAACGATATCCAGCCGTGA